In the Juglans microcarpa x Juglans regia isolate MS1-56 chromosome 6D, Jm3101_v1.0, whole genome shotgun sequence genome, one interval contains:
- the LOC121234418 gene encoding pectinesterase QRT1-like, with amino-acid sequence MGLSVFSSFVAVFLVVLVDIQAGFVEGDVYGKNYISWEDLKVDEHEAGLNTRDATYEQSRIIMVDKNGGGDSLTVQGAVDMVPEHNTQRVKIFIHPGIYREKVFVPSSKPYISFIGDQNRTSDTIITWNNKASDKDRNGVQLGTYRSASVAIESDYFCATGITFENTVIAVPGGYGMQAVALRIAGDKAVFYRVRILGTQDTLLDDTGSHYFYQCHIQGSVDFIFGTSRSLYQECVIESIAKNWGAIAAHHRDSPYENTGFSFVNCNITGTGSILLGRAWGNYSRAVYSYCNIDDIVTSSGWSDWKHPSRQKTVVFGEYQCKGRGADTRGRVSWSKSFSYEEVQPFLDKKFISGEQWLRL; translated from the exons ATGGGGCTGTCTGTTTTTAGTTCTTTTGTCGCTGTCTTCTTGGTGGTTTTGGTCGATATTCAAGCGGGTTTTGTCGAAGGTGACGTGTATGGCAAGAATTATATTAGTTGGGAAGATCTGAAGGTAGATGAGCATGAGGCAGGATTGAACACTAGAGATGCTACATATGAACAAAGTCGGATTATCATGGTCGACAAGAATGGTGGGGGAGATTCTCTGACGGTTCAGGGAGCAGTCGATATGGTTCCAGAGCATAATACACAAAGAGTGAAAATCTTTATTCACCCAGGAATATACAG AGAGAAGGTCTTCGTGCCAAGTTCCAAGCCATATATTTCATTCATTGGTGATCAGAATCGGACGTCCGATACCATAATTACATGGAACAATAAAGCATCCGATAAAGATCGCAACGGAGTTCAACTCGGAACCTATAGATCGGCTTCTGTAGCTATAGAATCCGATTACTTCTGCGCTACAGGAATCACTTTTGAG AACACAGTAATTGCTGTGCCAGGAGGATATGGAATGCAAGCAGTAGCACTCAGAATAGCTGGTGATAAAGCAGTGTTCTACAGAGTCAGGATTTTGGGGACGCAGGACACTCTCTTGGATGACACTGGATCACACTACTTCTACCAGTGTCACATTCAAGGGAGTGTAGACTTCATATTTGGAACGTCGAGGTCACTCTATCAG GAATGCGTCATTGAATCAATAGCTAAGAATTGGGGGGCAATTGCAGCTCATCACAGGGATTCACCTTATGAAAATACTGGGTTCTCTTTTGTAAACTGCAACATCACTGGAACTGGCAGCATTCTTTTGGGAAGAGCTTGGGGAAACTATTCGAGAGCAGTCTACTCATATTGCAATATAGATGATATCGTAACTTCGTCAGGATGGAGTGACTGGAAACACCCATCCAGGCAGAA GACGGTGGTGTTTGGGGAATACCAGTGCAAGGGCAGAGGAGCAGATACGAGAGGTCGTGTATCATGGTCCAAGTCTTTCAGTTATGAGGAAGTTCAGCCTTTCCTAGACAAGAAATTCATAAGTGGAGAACAATGGCTTAGACTTTAG
- the LOC121234413 gene encoding uncharacterized protein LOC121234413: protein MTGTSHCFVEWKEQFVSQERGNRVVHYFLKDSYGESILAVVGTERSVRHMFYVVAEEFLEAYGKENSIHGGYKWRSRREVVDWLTSMLSKQHLHGERSESPKHDPIHSAMDGVATPLTQVPDDRVHIARSFKGHHPDIVWSGVAWKCGKQLKHYPAFCRNGTTIAIQSFIFVMAKGENQYVAYLEDMYEDKRGQKKVKVRWFHHNQEVKGIIPIRNPHPKEVFITPYVQVISAECIDGPATVLTREHYEKCLASFPHPLLARIHLCYRQFRSNRVKPFDLSKLRGYFDQPILSCLGPDAFSRPEFICHGLAGEEAEQLSSGENVKLGVKRTRSGRACQRFAADHSVVRNSVRVHQMITYDPYENLDYGLSASRRLLSLKHIDCHPWYPPLFKVDGKIELLCQDSGIRGCWFRCTVLQVSRKQMKVRYDDVQDEDGSGNLEEWIPAFKIAMPDKLGMRHPGRSTIRPAPPPKEQLDGALEVGTAVDAWWSDGWWEGVVTGLDNSGDSTMQIYFPGESIVLNVHKKDLRKSKDWMGDQWVDIQGKPDIISALSATIGLENKLSPSSNIIKDIKSDFSVSCAEVPSSAKFNIGEDEKLELTAVINSDGLPKDMERVIDKKSSSLNDKGTGVDGVGMKGSCTNVDDVQGNDNDDKHDNDGENGDDTQDFETPGQNCKAELMELAA from the exons ATGACTGGAACTAGTCACTGTTTTGTGGAGTGGAAAGAGCAATTTGTATCACAGGAGCGTGGTAATCGTGTGGTTCACTATTTCTTGAAGGATTCCTATGGGGAATCTATCCTTGCAGTTGTGGGAACCGAGAGAAGCGTCAGGCACATGTTTTATGTTGTTGCCGAGGAGTTCTTGGAGGCTTATGGGAAGGAAAATTCCATACATGGTGGTTATAAGTGGAGATCGAGAAGAGAGGTTGTTGACTGGCTTACGTCTATGCTATCTAAGCAGCATTTACATGGAGAACGATCAG AATCACCAAAACATGACCCAATACACTCTGCAATGGATGGAGTGGCCACTCCACTGACCCAAGTACCAGATGATAGG GTTCATATTGCAAGGAGTTTCAAAGGACACCATCCAGACATTGTCTGGTCAGGTGTTGCATGGAAATGTGGTAAACAGCTCAAGCATTACCCAGCATTTTGCAGGAATGGGACTACAATAGCG ATTCAATCCTTCATCTTTGTCATGGCTAAAGGAGAAAATCAATACGTTGCTTATTTAGAAGATATGTATGAAGACAAGAGGGGTCAGAAAAAGGTGAAAGTAAGGTGGTTTCACCACAATCAGGAAGTCAAAGGGATAATTCCCATACGAAATCCTCACCCAAAAGAAGTTTTCATAACTCCATATGTACAAGTCATAAGTGCAGAGTGTATTGATGGTCCTGCCACGGTCTTAACTCGTGAACATTATGAAAAATGCTTAGCATCTTTTCCTCATCCGTTATTAGCCAGAATACATTTGTGTTATAGGCAGTTCAGAAGCAACAGAGTGAAACCCTTTGACCTCAGCAAGCTGCGTGGCTACTTTGATCAGCCAATTCTCTCTTGTTTGGGTCCTGATGCCTTCTCAAGGCCTGAGTTTATATGCCATGGTCTGGCTGGGGAAGAAGCTGAACAGTTAAGCTCGGGTGAGAATGTAAAGCTAGGAGTAAAGAGGACAAGAAGTGGTAGGGCGTGTCAAAGGTTTGCAGCAGATCATTCGGTAGTCAGAAATTCTGTTAGAGTTCACCAGATGATAACATATGACCCTTATGAGAACTTAGACTATGGTTTATCAGCCAGCAGGAGATTGCTTTCCCTGAAGCACATCGATTGTCACCCTTGGTATCCTCCACTATTTAAGGTTGATGGAAAGATAGAGCTGCTCTGTCAAGATAGCGGCATCCGAGGCTGCTGGTTCAGGTGTACGGTCTTGCAGGTGTCACGAAAACAGATGAAAGTGCGATATGATGATGTGCAGGATGAAGATGGATCTGGCAATCTTGAG GAATGGATCCCTgcttttaaaattgctatgccCGATAAACTTGGCATGAGGCATCCGGGTCGCTCTACAATTAGGCCAGCCCCTCCTCCTAAGGAACAACTAGACGGTGCTCTCGAGGTTGGGACTGCAGTTGATGCATGGTGGAGTGATGGCTGGTGGGAAGGAGTTGTTACTGGCTTGGATAACTCTGGTGATAGTACTATGCAAATTTACTTTCCCG GTGAGAGCATAGTATTGAATGTACACAAAAAGGATCTAAGAAAATCCAAAGATTGGATGGGGGACCAGTGGGTTGATATACAGGGAAAGCCTGACATAATCTCCGCCTTATCTGCAACTATTGGCTTGGAAAATAAGCTTTCTCCATCCTCAAACATTATCAAGGATATCAAATCTGATTTTTCCGTGTCATGTGCCGAAGTTCCTAGCAGTGCTAAATTTAACATTGGTGAAGATGAAAAGCTCGAATTAACTGCAGTTATCAACTCTGATGGCCTTCCTAAAGATATGGAAAGGGTCATTGATAAgaagtcatcatcattaaatGACAAAGGAACTGGGGTTGATGGTGTTGGGATGAAAGGCAGTTGTACTAATGTAGATGATGTGCAAGGTAATGACAACGATGACAAACATGACAATGATGGTGAGAATGGGGATGATACCCAGGATTTTGAGACTCCTGGACAGAATTGTAAAGCAGAACTAATGGAACTGGCAGCATAA
- the LOC121234423 gene encoding LOW QUALITY PROTEIN: uncharacterized protein LOC121234423 (The sequence of the model RefSeq protein was modified relative to this genomic sequence to represent the inferred CDS: deleted 2 bases in 1 codon; substituted 1 base at 1 genomic stop codon), producing MNLDDLNKVWEIKALKKPGEDEARKILERIAKQVQPIMRRHKWRVKILSEFCPNNPSLLGLNVGGGVHVKLRLRRPNRDWNFFPFDQVLDTMLHELCHNVHGPHNASFYRLWDELRKECEELMAKGITGTGEGFDLPGRRLGGFSRQPPLSSLHKTALEAAEKRARLGSLLPSGPKRLGGDSTIMVALSPIQAAAMAAERRLQDDIWCGSQSCEASGDEESSSDILQNLVDMEQIGEAQGXSGKSAHSVDAISRKRSRESDRSLLYQSSNDHLESNLDASTPGSMLHHENRSQKRICKSDNTSFSQSTHRQESDFMDLPNPSSEPGHSHDTIPDRTLNPEEPLMWECGTCTLLNPPLAPICEVCSTQKPKDIHIKYKIWPCKFCTLENSVELEKCSACGQWRYSRGAPVSMPAPNVGT from the exons ATGAATTTGGACGATCTTAACAAGGTTTGGGAAATCAAAGCCCTGAAAAAGCCTGGAGAAGACGAAGCGAGGAAGATTCTAGAGAGGATAGCGAAGCAGGTCCAACCCATTATGCGTAGACACAAATGGAGGGTTAAAATTCTTTCCGAATTCTG TCCAAACAATCCGTCTCTTCTGGGGTTGAATGTGGGAGGCGGGGTGCATGTGAAGCTGCGGCTTCGGAGGCCCAACAGAGATTGGAATTTCTTCCCCTTTGATCAAGTTCTTGATACAATGCTTCATGAGCTTTGCCATAACGTCCATGGCCCGCACAATGCCAGCTTCTACAGGCTTTGGGATGAACTTAGAAAG GAATGCGAGGAGCTGATGGCCAAGGGAATAACAGGCACCGGGGAAGGCTTTGATCTTCCTGGGAGGCGTTTGGGTGGTTTCTCCCGTCAACCTCCCCTCTCATCTCTCCATAAAACTGCACTAGAGGCTGCAGAAAAGAGAGCACGTTTGGGATCTCTGCTGCCATCTGGACCCAAACGTCTTGGTGGTGATAGCACTATTATGGTTGCACTTAGTCCAATACAAGCTGCCGCAATGGCTGCAGAGAGAAGATTACAGGATGACATCTGGTGTGGTTCTCAGTCTTGCGAAGCTTCTGGGGATGAAGAAAGTAGCTCTGATATTTTGCAGAACCTTGTAGATATGGAGCAAATTGGGGAAGCTCAAGGCTAGA GTGGTAAGAGTGCACATTCTGTGGATGCAATCTCCCGGAAAAGAAGTCGGGAATCAGATCGAAGTTTGCTTTATCAATCTTCCAATGATCATTTGGAATCCAATTTGGATGCTTCAACCCCTGGTTCCATGCTTCACCATGAAAATAGATCTCAAAAAAGAATTTGCAAATCAGATAACACTTCATTTTCTCAGTCTACTCATCGGCAAGAATCTGATTTTATGGATTTACCCAATCCCTCTTCTGAGCCCGGGCATAGTCATGATACAATACCTGATAGAACACTGAATCCAGAGGAACCTCTTATGTGGGAGTGTGGAACATGCACTTTGTTGAATCCT CCATTGGCTCCAATATGTGAAGTTTGTAGCACGCAAAAGCCTAAAGATATTCATATCAAGTACAAAATATGGCCCTGTAAGTTTTGTACATTGGAGAACAGTGTGGAGTTGGAGAAATGCTCTGCCTGTGGTCAGTGGAGATACTCGCGTGGAGCACCTGTGTCAATGCCGGCACCGAATGTTGGCACTTAA
- the LOC121235607 gene encoding uncharacterized protein LOC121235607, with protein sequence MLLDLYTDDPSHEHQVSADFRRSIFWVCPHQGICKINWDVAVDSKLCKLGIGVAVRDETGNFLATLRKKLDLMPDPKLAEAKAVGIAVQFGLELGMKRVILEGDFKVVVKELELQNQTGSYFGMIILDTQVSIAKLETCIINHVNREGNSIAHNLAKAALHVSDYLVDMEETPLFYQML encoded by the coding sequence ATGCTGTTGGATTTATATACAGATGATCCAAGTCATGAGCATCAAGTCAGTGCAGATTTTAGAagatcaattttttgggtttgtcCACATCAAGGAATTTGTAAAATTAACTGGGATGTGGCTGTTGATAGTAAGCTGTGTAAATTAGGTATCGGGGTAGCTGTTAGAGATGAAACAGGTAACTTTTTGGCAACCTTGAGGAAAAAACTTGACTTAATGCCTGATCCTAAGCTTGCAGAAGCCAAAGCAGTAGGGATTGCAGTTCAGTTTGGGCTTGAATTGGGAATGAAGAGGGTTATTCTTGAAGGAGACTTCAAAGTAGTAGTCAAAGAACTCGAACTTCAGAATCAAACTGGAAGCTATTTTGGGATGATCATACTAGATACTCAAGTTTCAATAGCAAAGTTAGAAACATGTATAATAAATCATGTTAACAGGGAGGGCAATTCTATTGCCCATAATCTAGCTAAGGCTGCTTTACATGTTTCTGATTACTTAGTAGACATGGAGGAAACTCCATTGTTTTATCAGATGTTGTAA